In Magnetospirillum sp. XM-1, a single window of DNA contains:
- a CDS encoding OmpH family outer membrane protein: MKNSVSRRLVLAARLASLLPMAMLALFLSGMPAQAQRATGLPTGLIIVDIQQAQRESLPGKALAAQRDKYQQNFQTEFNAARQSLQRSDQDLAKQKGTMPQEVYDQKVKALEMQVVAFQNRTQMAVRALEKSTDSAMAELMNAILTVTGEIASEMGANLVLPKQQVVLHEPRMDVTAQVIERLNKRLPAVNFPVPEVDAPPPSEPSPNKSGKK; the protein is encoded by the coding sequence GTGAAGAACAGCGTGTCGCGCCGCCTTGTCCTGGCCGCTCGTCTGGCGTCGCTGTTGCCGATGGCGATGTTGGCGTTGTTCCTGTCCGGTATGCCCGCGCAGGCCCAGCGCGCCACGGGCCTGCCCACGGGCCTGATCATCGTCGACATTCAGCAGGCCCAGCGCGAATCCCTGCCGGGCAAGGCTCTGGCCGCCCAGCGCGACAAGTATCAGCAGAACTTCCAGACCGAGTTCAACGCGGCCCGTCAGTCCCTTCAGCGCAGCGACCAGGATCTCGCCAAGCAGAAGGGAACCATGCCGCAGGAAGTCTACGACCAGAAGGTCAAGGCGCTGGAAATGCAGGTGGTGGCCTTCCAGAACCGGACGCAGATGGCGGTTCGCGCCTTGGAGAAGTCAACGGATTCCGCCATGGCGGAGCTGATGAACGCCATTCTGACCGTCACCGGCGAGATTGCGTCCGAGATGGGGGCCAATCTGGTCCTTCCCAAGCAGCAGGTGGTCCTGCACGAGCCGCGCATGGACGTCACCGCCCAGGTAATCGAACGGCTGAACAAGCGCCTGCCGGCCGTGAACTTTCCCGTTCCCGAGGTGGATGCCCCTCCGCCGTCCGAACCTTCGCCCAACAAATCCGGTAAGAAGTGA
- a CDS encoding phosphatidate cytidylyltransferase, with the protein MLKTRVLSALVMAPPALLAAWAGGYAFAALIALAAALMCWEWHRMLNGAYALSGRVASVGCALASLLAVARPDIGLAMVALSVLASAGLAASDRAGRVWAAFGAVYAGLPSVTLVWLRDDPNAGNAVIWWLLLVVWSTDIGAYAFGRLIGGPKLLPAVSPKKTWAGLVGGMISAGLAAVLVAVMVGAAAGVTVFAAGAAVAVVAQAGDLFESWIKRRCNVKDSSNIIPGHGGVLDRVDGLLTAALAVAALTLATGRTVLDW; encoded by the coding sequence GTGCTGAAGACACGCGTCCTTTCCGCCCTGGTGATGGCCCCTCCCGCCCTGCTGGCCGCCTGGGCCGGCGGATATGCCTTCGCCGCACTGATCGCCTTGGCCGCCGCGCTGATGTGCTGGGAATGGCACCGCATGCTCAACGGCGCCTACGCCCTGTCCGGGCGGGTGGCGTCCGTCGGCTGCGCCCTGGCCTCGCTGCTGGCGGTGGCGCGGCCCGACATCGGGCTGGCCATGGTGGCCCTGTCCGTGCTGGCGAGCGCCGGCCTGGCCGCCTCCGACCGCGCGGGGCGGGTCTGGGCGGCGTTCGGGGCCGTCTATGCCGGCCTGCCGTCGGTGACCCTGGTCTGGCTGCGCGACGATCCCAACGCCGGCAATGCGGTGATCTGGTGGCTGTTGCTGGTGGTGTGGTCCACCGATATCGGCGCCTATGCCTTCGGCCGGCTGATCGGCGGGCCGAAGCTGCTGCCCGCGGTCAGTCCCAAGAAGACCTGGGCCGGGCTGGTCGGCGGCATGATTTCGGCGGGATTGGCGGCCGTGCTGGTGGCCGTAATGGTCGGAGCCGCTGCGGGAGTAACGGTTTTCGCCGCCGGCGCGGCGGTGGCCGTGGTCGCCCAGGCGGGCGATCTGTTCGAGTCCTGGATCAAGCGACGTTGCAACGTCAAGGATTCAAGCAATATCATCCCAGGCCACGGCGGCGTTCTCGACCGCGTCGATGGCTTGCTGACCGCCGCCTTGGCCGTGGCGGCACTCACTCTGGCGACCGGTCGCACGGTCCTGGACTGGTAA
- a CDS encoding LpxI family protein — MAPKLGIIAGGGDLPGLVAAACRAQGRPFHFLALTGHADPKVIGDDSPQDWVRLGEAGTGFERLRQAGVAEVVMIGPVRRPSLLELAPDFRTARFFARVGLKALGDDGLLRAVVAELEGEGFKVVGIDEVLSDCLAVAGPYGSLAPDEQASADITRGIQVARGLGALDVGQAAVVQQGIVLGVEAIEGTDNLLKRCGPLAREGLGGVLVKVKKPGQDRRMDLPTIGMTTLREAAASGLRGIAVEAGGALVLGREAVAAEADRLGLFVVGVAP; from the coding sequence ATGGCTCCTAAGCTCGGGATTATCGCTGGCGGCGGCGACCTGCCCGGGCTGGTCGCCGCCGCTTGCCGCGCCCAGGGACGCCCGTTTCATTTCCTCGCCCTTACCGGGCATGCCGATCCCAAGGTGATCGGCGACGATTCCCCCCAGGACTGGGTCCGCCTGGGCGAGGCGGGAACCGGATTTGAACGCCTGCGCCAGGCCGGGGTCGCCGAAGTGGTGATGATCGGCCCGGTTCGCCGGCCGTCCTTGCTGGAACTGGCCCCGGATTTCCGCACCGCCCGCTTTTTCGCTCGGGTCGGGCTGAAGGCCCTGGGCGATGACGGCCTGCTGCGCGCCGTCGTCGCCGAACTGGAAGGGGAGGGCTTCAAGGTGGTGGGCATCGACGAGGTGCTGTCCGACTGCCTCGCCGTTGCCGGTCCCTATGGCTCGCTTGCCCCCGACGAGCAGGCGAGCGCCGACATCACCCGCGGCATTCAGGTGGCGCGGGGCCTGGGCGCGCTGGACGTGGGGCAGGCGGCGGTGGTGCAGCAAGGCATCGTGCTGGGCGTCGAGGCCATCGAGGGCACCGACAACCTGCTGAAGCGCTGCGGCCCCCTGGCCCGCGAGGGACTGGGCGGCGTGCTGGTCAAGGTGAAGAAGCCGGGCCAGGACCGCCGTATGGATCTTCCCACCATCGGGATGACGACGTTGCGCGAAGCCGCCGCCAGCGGCCTGCGCGGCATCGCGGTGGAGGCGGGGGGCGCCCTGGTGCTGGGCCGCGAGGCCGTGGCCGCCGAGGCCGACCGCCTGGGCCTCTTCGTGGTTGGCGTCGCGCCATGA
- the lpxD gene encoding UDP-3-O-(3-hydroxymyristoyl)glucosamine N-acyltransferase, producing MADPRFFSKAGPFTLAQLAELSSAAPAEGCDPKAVFVDVASLEQAGGDCVSFLDNRKYVAAFQASKAGLCVVAPEMAEKAPAGMALLLSADPYRAYARIAQAFYPVPAPEPWVAPTAYVDSSAKVGQGCRIEPGAVIGAGAEIGARCRIGANVVIGQGVVLGDDCTVGANATISHALAGSRVNIYPGARIGQDGFGFAMGPQGHLKVPQLGRVVIGNNVEIGANTTIDRGAGPDTVIGDGCMIDNLVQIGHNVQLGRGCVIVAQVGISGSTHMGDFVAAGGQAGITGHLKIGSGARIAAQAGVMRDIKPGETVGGAPAVPMADWLRQSAILGKMARKKG from the coding sequence ATGGCCGATCCCCGTTTCTTCAGCAAAGCCGGTCCCTTCACCCTCGCCCAGTTGGCGGAGCTGTCGAGCGCCGCTCCGGCCGAGGGGTGCGACCCGAAGGCGGTCTTCGTCGACGTGGCGTCGCTGGAGCAGGCGGGGGGAGACTGCGTCTCCTTCCTCGACAACCGGAAATACGTGGCGGCGTTCCAGGCCAGCAAGGCCGGATTGTGCGTCGTGGCGCCCGAGATGGCGGAAAAGGCCCCCGCCGGCATGGCGCTGCTGCTGTCTGCCGATCCCTACCGGGCCTATGCCCGCATCGCCCAGGCCTTCTACCCCGTTCCCGCCCCGGAGCCGTGGGTGGCGCCCACCGCCTACGTCGATTCTTCCGCCAAGGTGGGGCAGGGGTGCCGCATCGAACCCGGCGCGGTGATCGGGGCCGGCGCCGAGATCGGCGCCCGCTGCCGCATCGGCGCCAACGTGGTGATCGGCCAGGGCGTGGTGCTGGGCGACGACTGCACCGTCGGCGCCAACGCCACCATTTCCCATGCCCTGGCGGGAAGTCGCGTCAACATCTATCCCGGCGCCCGCATCGGCCAGGACGGATTCGGCTTCGCCATGGGGCCGCAGGGCCATCTGAAGGTGCCGCAGCTGGGCCGCGTGGTCATCGGCAACAATGTGGAGATCGGCGCCAACACCACCATCGACCGCGGTGCCGGTCCCGATACGGTGATCGGCGACGGCTGCATGATAGACAACCTCGTCCAGATTGGGCACAACGTGCAGCTGGGACGCGGCTGCGTCATCGTGGCGCAGGTCGGCATCTCGGGCTCGACCCACATGGGCGATTTCGTCGCGGCGGGCGGCCAGGCCGGCATCACCGGCCATTTGAAGATCGGATCGGGCGCGCGCATCGCCGCCCAGGCCGGCGTGATGCGGGACATCAAGCCGGGAGAGACCGTCGGCGGCGCGCCCGCCGTGCCCATGGCGGACTGGCTGCGCCAGTCGGCCATCCTGGGCAAGATGGCGCGAAAGAAGGGTTAA
- the rseP gene encoding RIP metalloprotease RseP, with protein MDLSSLFNSVLHGVWYYVVIFLVILTVVVFVHELGHFLVARWNGVKVEVFSIGFGPEVWGRTAADGTRWRIGLLPLGGYVKMFGDADAASATASDQPMSEEERAQAFCHKRVGQRAAIVVAGPAANFLFAILGLMGMFMVLGQPVTQPVIGMVHPGTAAEAAGLKGGDRITAINGRAVERFQDIQRIVRLEVEQDLSLSIRRGDKEFEVSARPRVIQRKGVFGDMEKVPVLGISADPASTVVMRHGPISALGEALAETETMVRSTFIGIGQMINGTRDTDELGGPIRIAKGAGEAAQLGLASVVFYTILLSLNLGLINLFPIPVLDGGHLMFYAFEAILGRPLGEKAQEYGFRIGLFLVLALMVFATRNDLVSLPVWDMVKRLFS; from the coding sequence ATGGATCTTTCCAGCCTGTTCAACAGCGTGCTCCACGGCGTCTGGTATTACGTGGTGATCTTCCTGGTCATCCTGACCGTGGTGGTGTTCGTCCACGAGTTGGGGCATTTCCTGGTGGCCCGCTGGAACGGCGTCAAGGTGGAGGTGTTCTCCATCGGCTTCGGGCCCGAGGTCTGGGGGCGCACCGCCGCCGACGGAACCCGCTGGCGCATCGGCCTGCTGCCGCTGGGCGGCTACGTCAAGATGTTCGGCGACGCCGACGCGGCCTCGGCCACCGCTTCCGACCAGCCCATGAGCGAGGAGGAGAGGGCGCAGGCCTTCTGCCACAAGCGGGTGGGCCAGCGCGCCGCCATCGTGGTGGCCGGTCCGGCCGCCAATTTCCTGTTCGCGATCCTGGGCCTGATGGGCATGTTCATGGTGCTGGGCCAGCCGGTGACCCAGCCTGTTATCGGCATGGTCCACCCCGGCACCGCCGCCGAAGCCGCCGGCTTGAAGGGCGGCGACCGCATCACCGCCATCAACGGCCGCGCCGTCGAGCGTTTCCAGGACATCCAGCGGATCGTCCGTCTGGAGGTCGAGCAGGATCTGAGCCTGTCGATCCGGCGCGGCGACAAGGAATTCGAGGTGTCGGCACGGCCGCGCGTCATTCAGCGCAAGGGCGTGTTCGGCGACATGGAAAAGGTGCCGGTTCTGGGCATTTCCGCCGATCCGGCCAGCACCGTGGTGATGCGGCACGGTCCCATCTCGGCCCTGGGCGAGGCCCTGGCCGAAACCGAGACCATGGTGCGCTCCACCTTCATCGGCATCGGCCAGATGATCAACGGCACGCGGGACACCGACGAACTGGGCGGTCCGATCCGAATCGCCAAGGGAGCAGGGGAAGCGGCGCAGCTCGGCCTGGCCAGCGTAGTCTTCTACACCATTCTCCTGTCGCTCAATCTTGGCCTGATCAATCTTTTCCCTATTCCGGTTCTCGACGGCGGCCATCTAATGTTTTACGCCTTCGAGGCCATTCTTGGCCGTCCGTTGGGAGAGAAGGCCCAAGAATATGGTTTCCGAATCGGGTTGTTTCTGGTATTGGCCTTGATGGTCTTTGCCACCCGCAACGACCTTGTGTCGCTGCCGGTCTGGGATATGGTGAAGCGGTTGTTTTCGTGA
- the lpxB gene encoding lipid-A-disaccharide synthase: MSAGSLLLYLIAGEPSGDLLGARLMAALKERLGDGVVFAGIGGEGMRAEGLQSLFPMTELSVMGLVEVLPRIPKILRRVGETLSDIETKRPDALITIDSWGFNGRIHTGLKKRGSSVPRIHYVAPMVWAWKSGRTKTLARVLDLLLTLLPNEPAWFEKEGLRTLHVGHPVIEGAAAKGDGAAFRLRHAIAPDRQLLCVLPGSRHSETAKLLGPFGETMALLAKRLPNLAVVVPTVETVADEVTRAVKSWPLPTIVVRGPEKYDAFAACDAALAASGTVALELAMARLPAVITYKVSPLSAFIATRFLGLSLKFVTLVNILADEAVMPELLQDDCRPDKLAQAVEHLLTDEAARALQAAGARRALEKLGLGGESPGRRAADAVIDFIRQRKEQSHG; encoded by the coding sequence ATGAGCGCCGGATCGCTGCTGCTCTACCTCATCGCCGGCGAGCCGTCGGGCGACCTGCTGGGCGCGCGCCTGATGGCGGCCCTGAAGGAGCGCCTCGGCGATGGCGTGGTCTTCGCCGGCATCGGCGGCGAGGGCATGCGGGCAGAGGGGCTGCAATCGCTGTTTCCCATGACCGAGTTGTCGGTGATGGGCCTCGTCGAGGTTCTGCCCCGAATTCCTAAGATCCTGCGCCGGGTGGGCGAGACCCTTTCCGACATCGAAACGAAGCGGCCCGACGCCCTGATCACCATCGATTCCTGGGGATTCAACGGCCGCATTCATACGGGACTGAAGAAGCGCGGCTCGTCCGTTCCGCGCATCCACTACGTGGCGCCCATGGTCTGGGCCTGGAAGTCGGGGCGGACCAAGACCCTGGCCCGCGTTCTCGACCTGCTGTTGACCTTGCTGCCCAACGAGCCGGCCTGGTTCGAGAAGGAGGGGCTTCGCACCCTGCATGTGGGCCATCCGGTGATCGAGGGCGCGGCGGCCAAGGGCGACGGAGCCGCCTTCCGGCTGCGCCACGCCATCGCCCCTGACCGTCAGTTGCTCTGCGTTCTGCCCGGTTCTCGCCATTCCGAGACCGCCAAGCTGCTGGGACCGTTCGGCGAAACCATGGCCTTGCTCGCCAAGCGTCTGCCCAACCTTGCCGTGGTGGTGCCGACGGTGGAAACCGTGGCCGACGAAGTCACGCGTGCGGTCAAGTCCTGGCCGCTGCCCACCATCGTGGTGCGTGGACCGGAGAAATACGACGCCTTCGCCGCCTGCGACGCCGCCCTGGCGGCTTCGGGAACGGTGGCGCTGGAACTGGCCATGGCGCGGCTGCCGGCGGTGATCACCTACAAGGTTTCGCCGCTATCCGCCTTCATCGCCACGCGCTTCCTGGGGCTCAGCCTCAAATTCGTCACCCTCGTCAACATCCTGGCTGACGAGGCGGTGATGCCCGAACTGCTGCAAGACGATTGCCGCCCCGACAAGCTGGCCCAAGCGGTGGAACATCTGCTGACCGACGAGGCGGCCCGGGCCCTGCAGGCGGCGGGC
- the lpxA gene encoding acyl-ACP--UDP-N-acetylglucosamine O-acyltransferase, whose translation MTNIHPSAVVDSKAEIASSAIIGPFCVVGPDVKLGDSVELVSHVAVAGRTTIGAGTRIFPFASIGHRPQDLKYKGEPSTLEIGANNQIREHVTMNPGTEGGGMVTKVGDNCLFMASAHVAHDCILGDNVIMANNATLAGHVTVGEYAFLGGLSAVHQFVRIGRHAMIGGMSGVEADVIPFGMVIGNRAYLNGLNIVGLKRRGFSRDDIHTLRNAYRLMFAPEGTLAERLSDVEEQFKDHPVVMEIVAFIRSDSSRSLSTPNGS comes from the coding sequence ATGACCAATATTCATCCTTCGGCCGTTGTCGATTCCAAGGCGGAGATCGCCTCCTCGGCCATCATCGGCCCGTTCTGCGTGGTCGGCCCCGACGTCAAGCTGGGCGATTCGGTTGAGCTGGTGTCCCATGTGGCGGTGGCGGGGCGCACCACCATCGGCGCCGGCACCCGCATCTTTCCCTTCGCGTCCATCGGCCACCGCCCCCAGGATCTCAAGTACAAGGGCGAGCCCTCGACCCTGGAGATCGGGGCCAACAACCAGATCCGCGAGCATGTCACCATGAATCCCGGCACCGAGGGTGGCGGCATGGTGACCAAGGTCGGCGACAACTGCCTGTTCATGGCCAGCGCCCACGTGGCCCACGACTGCATCCTGGGCGACAACGTCATCATGGCCAACAACGCCACCCTGGCCGGACATGTGACGGTGGGCGAATACGCCTTCCTGGGCGGGCTGTCGGCGGTCCACCAGTTCGTGCGCATCGGCCGCCACGCCATGATCGGCGGCATGTCGGGCGTCGAGGCCGACGTGATCCCCTTCGGCATGGTGATCGGCAACCGCGCCTATCTCAATGGCCTGAACATCGTGGGGCTGAAGCGCCGCGGCTTCTCGCGCGACGACATCCATACGCTCCGGAACGCCTATCGCCTGATGTTTGCGCCGGAAGGCACGCTGGCCGAGCGACTTTCCGACGTGGAAGAGCAGTTCAAGGACCATCCGGTGGTGATGGAGATCGTCGCCTTCATCCGCTCGGATTCGTCGCGCTCGCTCAGCACGCCGAATGGCTCCTAA
- the bamA gene encoding outer membrane protein assembly factor BamA: protein MRFVLWTAVLLGFLAGTMPAYAQDGGRIRSISILGTQRIELETVKSYMTVAEGDPYDADRVNRSLKALFNTGLFADVAIRREGDQLVVRVVENPIINRIAFEGNNRIKDEQLNSEVQLRPRTVYTRSKVQADVKRLLELYRRSGRFAATVEPKIIQLEQNRVDLVYEISEGQPTYVRRIAFVGNKRYDQDKLREVLQTKEERWYRFLTSDDTYDPDRVTYDRELLRRFYLKRGFADFRVSSAIAELTPSREGFFITYTIDEGERYKFGTSTIDANLRDLKPEDLQPLLISEPGEWYNADQVEDIVQKLTDAVGTKGYAFVDVKPQVQRNRETQTIDITYNIQEGPRVFVERIDISGNVRTLDQVIRREFRLVEGDAFNSAKLRRSRQRLKDLNFFEKAEVTNIPSDTAPDRTVIKVDVQEKSTGELTFGVGWASSAGPIVEASLRERNLLGRGQDLRLSGGLGTKRSSLDLSFTEPYFMDREVAAGFDLFVVDRKLQKESSYDASSIGGDLRAGYRLSEDLRQDWSYTLKQDTVKGINSTSAYVLEQIGSRVSSIIGQTLLYDRRDSRLEPTEGYFIRFGTEGAGAGGDVRYLRGTLSGGQYYTITDKWVLGVTSTVGMIHGLDQRVRITDRFYVGGDNLRGFASGGISPRDSGTGDALGGLWQAVGSAQVKFPLGLPEEFGVNGQIFTDAGAIGETDTADTTHVNQSSSIRVASGMGLGWKSPMGPVSVDLAYPIVREKFDKKEYFRFNFGTKF, encoded by the coding sequence ATGCGTTTCGTGCTGTGGACCGCTGTATTGCTGGGCTTTCTCGCCGGCACGATGCCGGCATACGCCCAGGACGGTGGACGAATCCGCTCCATCTCCATTCTAGGCACCCAGCGTATCGAGCTGGAGACGGTCAAGTCGTACATGACCGTCGCGGAGGGCGACCCCTATGACGCCGACCGCGTCAACCGCTCGCTGAAGGCGCTGTTCAACACCGGGCTGTTCGCCGACGTCGCCATCCGCCGCGAGGGAGACCAGCTGGTGGTCCGCGTGGTCGAGAACCCGATCATCAACCGGATCGCCTTCGAGGGAAACAACCGCATCAAGGACGAGCAGCTGAACTCGGAAGTCCAGCTGCGTCCGCGCACCGTCTACACCCGTTCCAAGGTTCAGGCCGACGTCAAGCGTCTGCTCGAGCTTTACCGCCGTTCGGGCCGCTTCGCCGCCACGGTGGAGCCCAAGATCATCCAGCTGGAACAGAACCGCGTCGACCTGGTCTACGAGATCAGCGAAGGCCAGCCCACCTATGTGCGGCGTATCGCCTTCGTGGGCAACAAGCGCTACGACCAGGACAAGCTGCGCGAGGTGCTGCAGACCAAGGAAGAGCGCTGGTACCGTTTCCTGACCTCCGACGACACCTACGATCCCGATCGCGTGACCTATGACCGCGAATTGCTGCGCCGCTTCTACCTGAAGCGCGGCTTCGCCGATTTCCGGGTCAGCTCGGCCATTGCCGAACTGACGCCGTCGCGCGAAGGATTCTTCATCACCTATACGATCGACGAGGGCGAGCGCTACAAGTTCGGAACCTCGACCATCGACGCCAATCTGCGCGATCTGAAGCCGGAAGACCTCCAGCCGCTGCTGATCAGCGAGCCGGGCGAATGGTACAACGCCGATCAGGTGGAAGACATCGTCCAGAAGCTGACCGACGCGGTGGGCACCAAGGGTTACGCCTTCGTGGACGTCAAGCCCCAGGTGCAGCGCAACCGCGAAACCCAGACCATCGACATCACCTACAACATCCAGGAAGGCCCGCGGGTCTTTGTCGAGCGCATCGACATTTCCGGCAACGTCCGGACCCTGGACCAGGTGATTCGCCGCGAGTTCCGGCTGGTCGAGGGTGACGCCTTCAACTCCGCCAAGCTGCGGCGTTCGCGTCAGCGCCTCAAGGATCTCAACTTCTTCGAGAAGGCCGAGGTCACCAATATTCCGTCGGATACGGCGCCTGACCGCACCGTCATCAAGGTGGACGTACAGGAGAAGTCGACGGGTGAACTGACCTTCGGCGTCGGCTGGGCGTCCTCGGCCGGTCCGATCGTCGAGGCGTCCTTGCGCGAACGCAATCTGCTGGGCCGGGGCCAGGACTTGCGCCTGAGCGGCGGCTTGGGCACCAAGCGCAGCAGCCTCGATCTGTCCTTCACCGAGCCTTATTTCATGGATCGTGAAGTGGCGGCCGGCTTCGACCTCTTCGTCGTCGATCGCAAGCTCCAGAAGGAAAGCTCGTACGACGCCTCGTCCATCGGCGGCGATCTCCGGGCGGGCTATCGTCTGTCCGAGGATCTGCGCCAGGACTGGTCGTACACCTTGAAGCAGGACACGGTGAAGGGCATCAACAGCACCTCTGCCTACGTTCTGGAACAGATCGGGTCGAGGGTCAGTTCAATCATCGGTCAGACGTTGCTTTACGATCGCCGCGATTCCCGTCTCGAACCCACGGAAGGTTATTTTATCCGCTTCGGAACGGAAGGGGCCGGTGCCGGGGGTGACGTTCGCTACTTGCGTGGAACACTGAGCGGTGGCCAATACTATACCATCACCGACAAGTGGGTCCTCGGTGTCACCTCGACGGTCGGCATGATTCACGGCCTTGATCAGCGGGTTCGCATCACCGATCGGTTCTATGTCGGCGGCGACAACCTGCGTGGCTTCGCCAGTGGCGGTATCAGTCCCCGCGACAGCGGCACGGGTGATGCCCTTGGTGGTCTGTGGCAGGCGGTGGGCTCGGCGCAGGTCAAGTTCCCGCTGGGTCTGCCGGAAGAGTTTGGCGTGAATGGCCAGATCTTTACCGATGCGGGTGCCATCGGTGAAACGGATACCGCCGATACGACGCATGTGAACCAGTCGTCTTCCATTCGCGTCGCCTCCGGCATGGGTCTCGGCTGGAAGTCCCCCATGGGCCCGGTTTCGGTCGATCTGGCCTATCCGATCGTGCGGGAAAAGTTCGACAAGAAGGAATACTTCCGGTTCAACTTCGGAACCAAGTTCTGA
- a CDS encoding 1-deoxy-D-xylulose-5-phosphate reductoisomerase, whose translation MSGRKSVTILGSTGSIGCNTVDLVERRPDLYRVEALVANSRVDILAEQARKLKAKLAVVADEGAYGALKAALAGTGIEAAAGPKAVVAAAEMPAEWVMAAIVGAAGLAPTLAAVRRGAVVGLANKECLVCAGQLMMAEVLKHGATLLPVDSEHSAIFQVFEADQHDKIEKIILTASGGPFRTKTREFMADVTPEQAVAHPNWSMGAKISVDSASMFNKGLELIEAHHLFDMPEEKIDIVVHPQSVIHSLVAYVDGSVLAQLGSPDMRTPIAYALGWPNRIEAPAPKLNLAEIATLTFEAPDPVRFPSLRLAREALRAGGSAAAVMNAANEMAVAAFLGRRIGFLDIASIVERTVAGVTHCELGSIDDVLAQDAAARRFASNLIDGGR comes from the coding sequence ATGAGCGGGCGCAAGAGTGTCACCATTCTGGGCTCGACGGGGTCCATCGGCTGCAACACGGTGGATCTGGTCGAGCGCCGTCCCGACCTGTACCGGGTCGAGGCGCTGGTTGCCAACTCGCGGGTTGACATCCTGGCCGAGCAGGCCAGGAAGCTGAAGGCCAAGTTGGCCGTGGTCGCCGACGAGGGGGCCTATGGCGCGCTCAAGGCGGCGCTGGCCGGAACCGGCATCGAAGCCGCCGCCGGGCCAAAGGCCGTGGTCGCCGCCGCCGAGATGCCCGCCGAATGGGTGATGGCCGCCATCGTCGGCGCCGCCGGCCTGGCGCCCACCCTGGCCGCCGTCCGCCGCGGCGCGGTGGTCGGCCTGGCCAACAAGGAATGCCTCGTCTGCGCCGGCCAGCTGATGATGGCCGAGGTCTTAAAGCATGGTGCCACCCTGCTGCCGGTGGATTCCGAGCATTCGGCCATCTTCCAGGTGTTCGAGGCCGACCAGCACGACAAGATCGAGAAGATCATCCTGACCGCCTCGGGCGGGCCGTTCCGCACCAAGACCCGCGAATTCATGGCCGACGTCACGCCGGAACAGGCGGTGGCGCATCCCAACTGGTCCATGGGCGCCAAGATCTCGGTGGATTCCGCCTCCATGTTCAACAAGGGCCTCGAGCTGATCGAGGCCCACCACCTGTTCGACATGCCCGAGGAGAAGATCGACATCGTCGTCCATCCCCAGTCGGTGATCCATTCGCTGGTGGCCTATGTGGACGGCTCGGTTCTGGCCCAGCTGGGCTCGCCCGACATGCGCACCCCCATCGCCTATGCCCTGGGATGGCCCAACCGCATCGAGGCGCCGGCCCCCAAGCTCAATCTGGCCGAGATCGCCACGCTCACCTTCGAGGCTCCCGATCCGGTGCGCTTCCCGTCGCTGCGCCTGGCGCGCGAGGCTCTGCGCGCCGGAGGCTCCGCCGCCGCCGTGATGAACGCCGCCAACGAGATGGCCGTGGCCGCCTTCCTGGGGCGGCGCATCGGCTTCCTCGACATCGCCTCCATCGTCGAGCGCACCGTGGCCGGCGTGACGCATTGCGAACTGGGCAGCATCGACGACGTTCTGGCCCAGGACGCCGCGGCGCGCCGCTTCGCCTCCAACCTGATCGACGGCGGCCGCTAG
- the fabZ gene encoding 3-hydroxyacyl-ACP dehydratase FabZ — translation MDTANNDQATDLGKVIDINRIIQMIPHRYPFLMVDRVVQVVANESAVGIKNVTINEPFFQGHFPSRPVFPGVLIIESMAQTAAVLVVETLGESAEGKLVYFMSVENCRFRKPVGPGDQLMIHVFKERSRGNVWKFRGEAKVDGVLVAEATYAAMILDEK, via the coding sequence ATGGATACCGCTAACAACGACCAGGCTACCGACCTGGGCAAGGTCATCGACATCAACCGGATCATCCAGATGATTCCGCATCGCTATCCGTTCCTGATGGTGGACCGGGTGGTACAGGTGGTGGCCAATGAAAGCGCCGTGGGCATCAAGAACGTCACCATCAACGAGCCGTTCTTCCAGGGCCATTTCCCGTCGCGCCCGGTGTTCCCCGGCGTCCTGATCATCGAGTCCATGGCCCAGACGGCGGCCGTGCTGGTGGTCGAGACCCTGGGCGAATCCGCCGAGGGCAAGCTGGTCTACTTCATGAGCGTCGAGAATTGCCGCTTCAGGAAGCCGGTCGGCCCCGGCGACCAGCTGATGATCCATGTCTTCAAGGAGCGTTCGCGCGGCAACGTCTGGAAGTTCCGGGGCGAAGCCAAGGTCGACGGCGTCCTTGTCGCCGAAGCCACCTATGCCGCCATGATCCTGGACGAGAAATGA